AACGCACGACTGGAGGCTGGGTTGGGTCATCATTCGGATAATAGTTCATCGGAACATTTATTGCTTTTCCCAGGGCAACATCGCGGTCGTATTCATTTTTTAATGTTTCCAGGTCATATTCACTATGACCGGTCACAAAAATTTGTCGTCCGTCTTGAGCCATAACAATATAAACGCCAGCATTATCAGATGAAGCCATGACTTCCAGATTAGGGTGGCAGTCAATCAGTTCGCGATGAATTCCGGTATGTCGGGAGTGGGGGACATAAAAGGTATCATCAAAACCGCGAAAGAGTTTGATGTAGTCTTGTTCCAGATGATGTTCAAAAACACCAAAGGCTTTTTCCGGCAATAAATATTTGGGGATGCCATAATGATGATAAAGTCCCGCTTGAGCACCCCAACAGATGTGAAGTGTCGAAAAGACATTTGTTTTACTCCAGTCCATAATTTCGGTAAGTTCGAGCCAATAATCAACATCTTCAAAGGCCAGAGTTTCAATCGGAGCGCCGGTAATGATCAATCCGTCAAATCGTTGGTTGCGGACATCTTCAAAATACGAATAAAAAGAACCCAAATGTTCGGAAGAGGTGTTTTTACTTTCGTGAGTTTTGGTTTGGAGCAGTGTCACCTCAATTTGAAGTGGGGTATTTCCCAATAACCGCAGGAGTTGGGTTTCAGTCGAAATTTTGGTCGGCATCAGGTTGAGAATGGCAATTTTTAGTGGCCGAATGTCTTGATGCGAAGCCCGGCTGGCATCCATCACAAAGATATTTTCGGCAGTTAATATTTGACTGGCAGGTAGGTCGTTAGGAATTTTAATCGGCATTTTGTTACCTCCGTGTGATATGGTTATTAGGTAATGGCAAAAGTGCCATGAGCTTTGGGTCCGGTTTCGCACGAAACAATTTCTACACGGTACGGCGGACAGTTCGATGAACTGTTCGCCGACACGTTACGAAATCGTTTGTGGAAACTGCACCCAAAGCAACCGTCGTTTGATGTTTTTTCATTTCGCAATTACCTAATATGGTTATTTGACAATATTTAGAGAGCCTGGGTAAAAGCCTGATCCAGATCAGCAAGAATATCGTCGATATGTTCAAGACCGATTGATAAACGGATCATATCTTCAGTGACCCCGGCAGCAAGGAGATCGTCGCTGGATAACTGCTGATGAGTGGTGGTAGCAGGATGAATTACCAGCGATTTGGCATCAGCGACGTTGGCCAGATGGGTAAATAAAGTCAAGCTGTTGATAAATGTTCGGGCAGCGGCAATTCCGCCTTTTATGCCAAAAGTGAAAATAGAGCCCGGACCCTTTTTAAAGTATTCATCGGATAAAGTTTTATAGGGATTATCCGGGAGGGCCGGATAGTTTACCCAGGTTACTTGGGGGTGAGCGGTTAAAAAGGCAACAACCTTTTGGGTATTTTCCAAATGCCGATCCAGACGTAAGGATAAGGTTTCCAGACCTTGAAGCAGCAAGAAGGCATTAAAGGGACTAAGGCAAGCACCGGTATCCCGCAGGAGTTGGACGCGTGCTTTGACGATAAAGGCCGCTGCGCCGATATCGGAAGCATAAGTAATGCCGTGGTAGCTGGCATCGGGGCTGGTGAACACCGGAAAACGACCACTGGCCGCCCAATCGAAGGTTCCACCGTCAACAATGATACCACCAATGGTAGTGCCATGACCACCAATAAATTTAGTAGCCGAATAAACAACGATGTCAGCCCCGAAATCAAGGGGTTTGAATAAATAAGGGGTCGCAAAAGTATTGTCGACAATTAGGGGAAGACCATGATCATGGGCAATTTTAGCAACGGCTTTAACATCAACGATATTAATCGCCGGGTTACCGAGGGATTCGATATAAATCGCTTTGGTATGCTCATTGATGGCGGCTTTGAAAGCTTCAGGGTGATCCGGGTTAACAAATGTTGTTTTGATCCCCAGGCGTGGCAGGGTTGCACTTAAAAGATTATATGTTCCACCATAAAGCGTGGAAGCGGCAACGAGTTCATCACCGCTACCGGCAATATTTAAAATGGTTGTGGTGATAGCAGCAGACCCCGAAGCAAAGGCCAAGGCGCCGACACCGCCTTCTAACAAAGCCATTCGTTCTTCTAAAACGTTAGTAGTCGGGTTCATGATCCGGGTATAGATATTTCCGGGCTCTTGTAGACCAAAAAGCCGTTCGGCATGTTCACTGCTATCAAAGGCATAAGAGGTTGTTTGATAAATGGGAACAGCAACGGAATGGGTGGTGGGGTCGGGATTTTGCCCGCCATGAAGTTGAAGGGTTTCAAATTTTCGCGTATTTTGCATAATCGTAGCTCCTTGTCGTATTTAATTTAGTTTTCAATTACATATAAAACCAGTAGGAATTATAAGCAATATAACACGAAAGAATAGCGATTGTCAATACTTGAAAAGGAAGAACAAAAAAATAAAACTATTTGTTTGACATTGGTAAATATTAAGTCTATAATAAACAAAAATACATATGGCCATTTGACAATGACAAGTTCACAAAAAACTTGTTTGGTAATCGGTTATGTGTCCTGGAAGGAATATCATGGAAGATTTAAGAAGAAACTTAAATGAATATTATTACGTTAACACCCAAAGTTATTGGTTTTTTAGCTTTGGTTATTTTGCGTATGATAAATTAAGTTCCTTTGAGAATCCCAACCCATGAGAAATTTTTAGCGATACACATGTATTGAATAAAAGTTGATTTTTAGGAGGCTTCTTAGGAAGCCTCCTTTTTTTTCGCAAAGTCGGTTGCTAATCGATAAGCTAGCAGTATTGGCAACTACTTGTGAATCATGAGAAACGTCAAACGTTTTATGGTCTTTGGTGCATCGAAGATAAAAAATAATCAGCAGTTAAGAATAAAAATAGCGGAGGAA
This is a stretch of genomic DNA from Acetobacterium woodii DSM 1030. It encodes these proteins:
- a CDS encoding O-acetylhomoserine aminocarboxypropyltransferase/cysteine synthase family protein: MQNTRKFETLQLHGGQNPDPTTHSVAVPIYQTTSYAFDSSEHAERLFGLQEPGNIYTRIMNPTTNVLEERMALLEGGVGALAFASGSAAITTTILNIAGSGDELVAASTLYGGTYNLLSATLPRLGIKTTFVNPDHPEAFKAAINEHTKAIYIESLGNPAINIVDVKAVAKIAHDHGLPLIVDNTFATPYLFKPLDFGADIVVYSATKFIGGHGTTIGGIIVDGGTFDWAASGRFPVFTSPDASYHGITYASDIGAAAFIVKARVQLLRDTGACLSPFNAFLLLQGLETLSLRLDRHLENTQKVVAFLTAHPQVTWVNYPALPDNPYKTLSDEYFKKGPGSIFTFGIKGGIAAARTFINSLTLFTHLANVADAKSLVIHPATTTHQQLSSDDLLAAGVTEDMIRLSIGLEHIDDILADLDQAFTQAL
- the metA gene encoding homoserine O-acetyltransferase MetA; protein product: MPIKIPNDLPASQILTAENIFVMDASRASHQDIRPLKIAILNLMPTKISTETQLLRLLGNTPLQIEVTLLQTKTHESKNTSSEHLGSFYSYFEDVRNQRFDGLIITGAPIETLAFEDVDYWLELTEIMDWSKTNVFSTLHICWGAQAGLYHHYGIPKYLLPEKAFGVFEHHLEQDYIKLFRGFDDTFYVPHSRHTGIHRELIDCHPNLEVMASSDNAGVYIVMAQDGRQIFVTGHSEYDLETLKNEYDRDVALGKAINVPMNYYPNDDPTQPPVVRWRGHANLLFSNWLNYYVYQETPYELSDDAF